The genomic stretch GAAGTTGAAGAATTCTAACCTATCTTTCATGATATTGACTTCAGCGTATACCACCTTCACTCCAAGTAGGTTTTAATTtgatttaattttattttatattcTAGTACTAATGATAGAGTAGAGGTGTACAACTATATGAAATTAAGGTGACTAACTCGTTTCTCAGTTATTATGAAATTAAGAAAAGATGATAAGAATCCGAACGTTAATTAAAAGAAGAAAGAAGTCATCATAGTTGTATCTAAATGTGTAATCCAACATCAATtaaattcaaaaatacaaaaCATATATAGTGCCAAActgataaaaaaaaaagaaaatacaAAGACTTTTTCACAACATACAATACTATACAACAAAGATACTACTATCATTATAACCTCCTACTATTTCATCACGCAcaataaaaaaaatgaaacaaTAATGTCCATAATGCAAATATTTAGTTGATTACATTATGTAGCTTATAAAGAAGTGTTTAAGGGCTAGAGGCTGAAGAAGGTGGTGGGGTGAGAAATGGGATGGAGGGGAAAGTGGTCGGGATTGAGGTGGGAATGTTGGGAAGTGAAGTGATTGTTGGCAATGGTGGTGGAATGTTGAGAGTTGGAATATTTGTAGGAATGCTAGGAAGAGGTGGTATGGTGAGTTTAGGAAGAGATGGAATGTTAGTAGGCAATGGAGGAAGACTTGCTTTAGGCAATGTTGGAATTGAAGGCAAAGGTGGTAATGTTGTTGGTAAAGAGGGAATGGTAGGAAAATTAGGTTGTTGTGAGGTTGTTTGCAAAAGTTGGCGAGCTTCTAGGATCGTGCTTGACATTGTTGCAACAAGAAGTAAAGCAGTAACAAAGGATTTGGTTGATGCCATTGATAACTTTCTATATTGAGAGAAGTTGCTTTGGTATTTGATGAGGAACAAAGGGATGATCAATGGTCTTATATAGGGTAAGAGAGATTTGATGGAGGGTAGTTTGGAGAAAATTTAGTTGGTTCAACTTCCCATGTTTCACTTTGACTAAAGCATTTTGTGGTTAGACTTGTTGGCTTCTCATTAGCTCATATGACTATATCGTCAATATTTAAACAACATAAATATGTTAATTGTTATTGGTATTTTCAGGGCACCTAAACATTCAGAATACTTAAAGATAAATCATTTCAACATGCTCGAAAGGTAGTTTAGGTGATCTGCCATAATCCTTAATATCCATTGAAAGATACTTTACAAATACTAATAAACAACATACTCACAACAATATTACaaagaatttaattgaaatacactatcagtgtaaaaggattttacactGTCACTTAATCATAGTCGTTGGATGTTGAAAcaaatttgacttttattttaaaaatctaaaaagtaatgcaaacgggtgatggtgatgaatcgattgtgtaaaatattttacactgacagtgtatagtaattaatctctatTACAAATAGGCTAGGATAAacaaaaatatattatttccCACAACAGTATGCATAAAATAACGGCATAATATCCTACGATTAATTTTGTCCGAAGAGAAACCATTTTGTAAACTATGAATAATATATGTTAATGTAGAAATAATGTACAAGCATTCATTTCAACATATAGATTATTCTAGACtaaaaaaattgattaatttACTAAAGGTATGGATATATACAAATTAATAAATACAAAAAAATTGTAGTTTTTACAAGACTCTCCCTATTatctttaatttaaaaattatattttcaAAGTTATTGTTGTTCACCTTTTTAGGTAGAAGATCTTTAAGGTTGTCTTGGAAAGACATGTAGAGTGTAAATAAGATCGATATCGTTTTAACATCTAAAATTTCATGAATATGGAGATCAATTTTGAGTACTTATTATGCTCATATTCTTGAATTCTCATTTCTTAATAGTCCTTGAGTAGTTTATCTAGTAGTTAACATCATCCTAAGTACACACTACATAGGGAAGttgatgcaaataagtgaatgatcatgAGCTTGAAAGAACAAAATTAATAAAAAAGAATTTTCCTTCTAAGTTAGATGACCTtcacccggtcatttagcccAACAGTATATAATCCTTCTATTTGTTAATAATTAGAGCCAAAATGTGCGAAAAAGATAATGAAAAAAATAAGATTATAGTCACTAACAGATTTTCCTACTATGAGTGTGAAAGGATAACAgacttaatgtgattgcgctagaatgaaaaAGGATGAAATAGAGAATGAGTAAGTTAGACTTGAGCATAATTGCATGATCTGGATTGATTTGTGTAAGAGGGAGGCTTTTGACCGCACAATTGTGGAATTGTGTTCTTACGATGCCCTTACTGGGCAAAATTAGTACATATCAAGGCGATCTTAACCAAAATAGAGTTTGTAGCCAAGTATGAGTAATTGAATGCCATTATTTTTTTGTCTTTACATTAGAAATGCTTCATTTTTCAAAGCTTTGCATGTGTGTAGCAGCTTGCTTGAGGACAAATAAAGATTCGAGTATGAGGGAGTTTAATAACCATGAAATGTATCACGTTTCCGACTCGATATGCATGTCATTTTAGTTCGTTTTATGCAATTACATTTCAACTTTCAGTTATCGAGCTATCGGCGTCAAACAAAGTGTTGCGCGGGAGGCAACCCATTGAAAATTTATCATTCTTTCATATCaattcaatttaaaaaatttattcATTTAAGTCTTGAGTTATCTTTCACTTTATATTAATTTATCCgtttaattttttttccaaattatGCTCTTTTAACCCTTAAGTAGGTCCAAAAATATTTAAATGCCCCAAATATCACTATAAAATGTAGGGCCATGGCGTTCCCCATGTACTCATGGTGTTTCCCATGGGCTTCAAAAGCGTAGAAGCCCAATTCCAAACCTCATGATGTTCGCCACGAACCTAAAACGTGTAGAAGTGAAAATTTAACCCCTTTTTGTCTTTCAAACTTTATCTTCTCAACTTCTAACTACCTACTTTCGTTCTTTCATTACTCCACTCACATTTACTACTTCTCATTCCCCCCCAAAAAAAACCTTTAAACTTCATCTTTCCCTCTTCCAAACTCCACTCACCCACTCTTATATAAAACCCATCTCATAATAAACCTCCATCTCCATCATTCTTACTTACACAAACTCAATCCCTTTTTTGAATACACTTTATATTTCTCCAATTTCTCAACAAAGGCTCAAGGAGGTGCTGACTTTAATGACATTGTGTTTCGGGACGGAAGAGACGGTGAAAAACAAAGAAGGAAATATGAAGCTCTTCTAAACCGGGAAATTGTCCCGAAAAGGTACGCAGTTGATTCTTGTTTATGTACTTTAGGACTGTATGACAGTGTGAATTGGATGCTAGGAAGGTTAGGTTTGACACTCGTGCACCCAATCAGTGTCTAAAGGGGTCTCACAAATAACACCCTCACCATACAGAAATTGTAACAACTCGGCACTTCGTTTCAGATTAAACTGGTATTCTTTATTAAACATGTAAAAACTAATAGTGCTAGCAGTCCAACTCTGTGCTGTGTAAACTAGAGAGCTAAGAAATTCTAAAGTTAATCTAACATAAGTAGGGTCTCTTCGTGCATAAAAATGTGTCAAACCTAACCTTCCTAGCATCCGATGCACACTTTCCTACTGTTCTAAAGTATGTAAACAAGAATAATTTGCGTACCTTATCGGGACAATTTCCCGGTTCAAAAGAGCTTCACATTTCCTTCTCTATTTTTTACCATCTCTCCCGTCCCGAAACACAATACCATTAAAGTCAACACCTCCTTGAGCCACCTCTTGCATGTGGCCCAACATGAATGAGGTTGAATTAACCCGTGTAGACTAAAAAACGGAATGGATATAAAATAACTTTTTAGCATTAATTCTACTCTTGTTCTCCTAACCAAAAATAGTGTGTGTCAAAAATTGGAGAAAATAAGATGTGGTCGGGTTATGGACATGAGTCACATTATTACCATCAAAGTTATTAGCAAGGTTTCCAGTTAATTGCTCCCATAATTGACCAAACTCGTGCACCCAATCAGTGTCTAAATGGGTCTCACAAATAACACCCTCACCATACGGAAATTGTAACAACTCAGCAATTTGATTCAGATTAAACTGATATTCTTTGTTAAACATGCAGAAACTAACAGTGCTAGCAGTCCAACTCTATGAGGTGTACACCAGAGAGCTAAGAAATTCTAAAGTTAGTCTAACATAAGTAGGATCTTTTCATGCACAAAACTGTGTCAAACCTAACCTTCCTAGCATCCAATGCACACTGTCATACAATCCTAAATTACGTAAACAATAATCATCTGCGTACCTTGTCAGGATAATTCCCTGGTTCAGAAGAGCTTCATATTTCCTTATGTGTTTTCACTGTCTCTTCCGTCATGAAACACAATGCCATTAAAGTCAGCACCTCCTAGAGCCATTTTTGATAAATTGGATAAATATAAAGTGTATTCGAAAGAGGGATTGAGTTTGTGTAAGTAAGAATGGTGGAGGTGGAGGTTTATTATGAGATGAGTTTTATATAAGAGTGGGTGAGTGAAGCTTAGAAAAGGGAAAAGTTTGAAGTGTTTTTTTGGGAATAGGAAGTAGTAAATGTGAGTGGAGTAATGAAAGAATGAAAATGGGTAGCTAGAAATtgagaaaatgaagtttgaaatGCAAAAAAGGGTTAAATTCTAACTTCTGCGCGTTTTAGATTTGTGGTGAACGCCATGAGGTGTGTGACGAATGCCATGAGGTTTATAATTGGGATTATACACTTTTGAAGGTCATGGGGAACACCATGAGTACATGGGGA from Lathyrus oleraceus cultivar Zhongwan6 chromosome 7, CAAS_Psat_ZW6_1.0, whole genome shotgun sequence encodes the following:
- the LOC127101770 gene encoding U1 small nuclear ribonucleoprotein C, which translates into the protein MASTKSFVTALLLVATMSSTILEARQLLQTTSQQPNFPTIPSLPTTLPPLPSIPTLPKASLPPLPTNIPSLPKLTIPPLPSIPTNIPTLNIPPPLPTITSLPNIPTSIPTTFPSIPFLTPPPSSASSP